In Apium graveolens cultivar Ventura chromosome 10, ASM990537v1, whole genome shotgun sequence, the following are encoded in one genomic region:
- the LOC141691348 gene encoding tyrosine decarboxylase 1-like, producing MGSLLFQKFDPLNLKFFSSESNKVIEFITGYYKNVDKYPVRSQVKPGFLLNLYPKEAPFQPTSLESILQEIETNIIPGITHWQSPNFYAYFPATTSNAAFHGEMLCNALNVVGFNWICSPAATELEMIVMDWLGKMLNLPQSFLFAGNGGGVIHGSTSEGLVCVLAAARDKALKQYGEDNITKLVVYASDQTHFVVKKAAKLVGIPPRNFRVIPTSLSTCFALKPNDVMMAIERDLESGLVPLFLCATAGATPSSSVDPVEGLGLLAQKYSMWLHIEAAYAGSAFICPELRHYLQGIEFADSISMNLHKWLLTNMDCSCLWVKSPRVLLDSLSMTDEVLRNEASESKQVVDFMDWQIASSKRFRALKLWFVLRRYGIHNIMTHIRSDIELAKHFEALVKSDNRFEVVVPVKFSLVCFRLKPYEKEGEESSKVLNWKLMEAVNSSGRAYMTHAVLGDIFVIRCAIGTSLTEERHVSELWKLIQEKTDVVLE from the coding sequence ATGGGGAGCCTCTTGTTTCAAAAATTTGATCCCTTGAACTTAAAATTCTTTTCCAGTGAATCGAATAAAGTAATCGAGTTCATCACAGGTTACTACAAGAATGTAGACAAGTACCCTGTTCGAAGCCAAGTTAAACCAGGTTTTCTTTTAAATCTGTACCCCAAAGAAGCTCCTTTTCAGCCAACTTCACTTGAATCCATTCTCCAAGAAATCGAAACCAACATTATTCCAGGCATTACCCATTGGCAAAGTCCAAACTTTTACGCTTACTTTCCCGCAACTACAAGTAATGCTGCGTTTCATGGAGAGATGCTTTGCAATGCTCTGAACGTCGTCGGCTTCAACTGGATATGTTCTCCAGCAGCAACAGAGCTCGAAATGATTGTCATGGATTGGCTAGGCAAAATGCTTAACCTCCCTCAATCGTTTCTTTTTGCTGGGAACGGTGGAGGAGTTATACATGGAAGTACTTCTGAAGGCCTAGTATGTGTACTTGCTGCTGCTAGAGACAAAGCTTTGAAACAATATGGTGAAGATAATATAACAAAGCTAGTCGTTTATGCGTCTGATCAAACACATTTTGTTGTCAAGAAGGCAGCTAAATTAGTTGGGATTCCTCCTAGGAATTTTCGTGTCATACCCACATCATTGTCTACGTGCTTTGCACTAAAACCGAATGATGTTATGATGGCTATAGAACGTGACTTGGAATCAGGTTTAGTGCCATTGTTTCTTTGTGCAACGGCTGGAGCCACACCTTCTAGCTCCGTTGATCCTGTTGAGGGACTTGGTTTATTGGCCCAAAAATATAGTATGTGGCTTCATATTGAAGCTGCGTATGCTGGAAGTGCTTTTATATGTCCCGAGTTGAGGCATTATCTTCAAGGTATAGAGTTTGCTGATTCCATAAGCATGAATCTCCACAAATGGTTATTAACAAACATGGATTGTAGTTGCCTATGGGTGAAAAGTCCAAGGGTTCTGCTAGACTCTTTGTCTATGACTGACGAGGTTCTGAGAAACGAGGCTAGTGAATCTAAGCAAGTCGTGGACTTCATGGACTGGCAAATTGCATCTAGCAAGCGATTCAGGGCACTAAAGCTGTGGTTTGTGTTGCGTAGATATGGTATACACAATATAATGACACATATTAGAAGTGACATTGAATTGGCCAAACATTTTGAGGCACTGGTCAAGTCTGACAACAGGTTCGAAGTGGTGGTGCCTGTGAAGttttcccttgtttgctttcGACTAAAACCGTATGAAAAAGAAGGAGAGGAGAGCTCGAAGGTTTTAAACTGGAAATTGATGGAAGCAGTAAATTCAAGTGGAAGAGCTTATATGACTCATGCTGTCTTGGGTGATATTTTTGTCATACGTTGTGCCATTGGAACTTCACTAACTGAGGAAAGGCATGTTAGTGAATTGTGGAAGCTGATTCAAGAAAAAACTGACGTTGTTCTGGAGTGA